A genomic stretch from Natronomonas gomsonensis includes:
- a CDS encoding ABC transporter substrate-binding protein, which translates to MTKDNSPMERRTFIQSAGTIGAIGTFGLAGCAQQTGNGNNTPTSTGNGGGGSSEDTLKIGLPSTISGAYASLGEFNNEGFRLKAEQLNRNGGILGKEVELFVEDNELSGDTAVQNTRKLVNEDDVDLIMGVPSSGVSLAVAPVAEELGVPFISTVNGTGRLTGDLCNRYVFRVNNNAPQGARAMTRYLMEDRGFETLSFVGSDYAWPQSVLEYVRSELETLGYNPDDVIQSSEFAPLDTQDYASYITSMTNSGADAGMAIFAGTPAIRFLTQARNFGLMDEMHISGTTLAQVDHMRPVGEDMRGISSVARWTFTLDTPGNNEWVSNYISENGRAPQNFTASAWQGLTAVANVIEEAGSVDPDDFISTFEGYTWEDPFEGEFTMRAEDHQASNPEYMVEVVSESEWDGNYVGDVETTVFPNIVREFQPDTVMRSTDETGCSL; encoded by the coding sequence ATGACTAAAGATAACAGCCCCATGGAAAGACGAACATTCATACAGAGTGCAGGTACTATCGGTGCAATCGGAACTTTCGGCCTCGCCGGGTGCGCCCAGCAGACCGGCAATGGAAACAACACTCCGACCAGTACCGGGAACGGTGGTGGCGGCAGCAGCGAGGACACGCTTAAGATTGGCCTTCCATCAACCATCTCCGGCGCGTACGCGAGCCTCGGTGAGTTCAACAATGAGGGGTTCCGACTGAAGGCGGAACAACTGAATAGGAACGGCGGCATACTTGGTAAGGAGGTCGAACTCTTCGTTGAGGACAACGAACTGTCAGGTGATACTGCGGTTCAGAACACCCGTAAACTCGTCAATGAAGACGACGTGGATCTTATTATGGGCGTTCCATCCAGTGGTGTTTCATTGGCCGTCGCACCGGTCGCTGAGGAACTGGGCGTACCGTTCATCTCGACCGTCAACGGGACCGGACGATTGACGGGCGACCTCTGTAACAGGTATGTATTCCGGGTGAACAACAACGCGCCACAGGGAGCACGTGCCATGACGCGTTACCTAATGGAGGATCGAGGCTTTGAGACGCTATCGTTCGTCGGTAGCGACTATGCGTGGCCCCAATCGGTTCTCGAATACGTTCGTAGTGAATTAGAAACGCTAGGATACAACCCGGATGATGTAATTCAGTCTTCGGAGTTCGCACCGCTTGACACCCAAGATTACGCCTCATACATCACGTCGATGACGAACTCCGGCGCCGACGCGGGGATGGCTATCTTTGCCGGGACGCCGGCAATCCGGTTCCTCACGCAAGCGCGGAACTTCGGGTTGATGGACGAGATGCATATCTCGGGCACGACCCTCGCGCAAGTTGACCACATGCGCCCGGTAGGCGAAGACATGCGTGGTATCTCGTCGGTCGCTCGTTGGACCTTCACTCTTGATACCCCTGGTAACAACGAGTGGGTGAGCAACTACATTAGTGAGAACGGACGAGCTCCCCAGAACTTCACTGCTTCCGCTTGGCAGGGGCTTACAGCGGTCGCTAATGTTATAGAAGAGGCAGGATCAGTTGATCCGGATGACTTCATCTCCACATTTGAGGGCTACACTTGGGAAGATCCGTTCGAGGGCGAGTTCACCATGCGCGCTGAAGATCACCAAGCCTCGAATCCAGAATATATGGTGGAAGTTGTTTCCGAAAGCGAGTGGGATGGTAACTACGTTGGCGATGTTGAGACAACTGTCTTCCCAAACATTGTCCGAGAATTCCAGCCGGACACCGTCATGCGGAGTACTGATGAGACCGGTTGCTCGCTCTAG
- a CDS encoding branched-chain amino acid ABC transporter permease yields the protein MAIAQITVNTLLTQALHGLVFGMILLLLSLGLSLIFGIAGVVNFAHGALYMVGAYVTFVVSSEFTNVLGGLVAAFVVVALIGGIAEVLVLRPLYDRDALFQLLATFGMVFIIDGAIINIFGVETHRVATPEFAQGPLMLGDLIYPKYRLALVGISALFTIGLWMLLEFTDYGVRVRAATFSSEMVDALGTNTKTLLTGTFMLGAGLAGIAGGFAAPVFTVYPAMGLNIIILVFIVVVVGGLGSFRGAVIGSLIVGESIMLGRVFISEYSAVVPYIAMIAILMVRPHGLLGREMEVE from the coding sequence ATGGCCATAGCGCAGATAACAGTGAATACTCTGCTCACCCAAGCACTACATGGCCTTGTGTTCGGTATGATCCTGCTGTTGCTTTCTCTTGGCCTCTCACTCATCTTTGGTATTGCAGGCGTAGTCAATTTTGCACACGGTGCTCTGTATATGGTGGGTGCCTACGTGACTTTCGTGGTTTCATCCGAGTTCACCAACGTACTCGGCGGCCTCGTTGCAGCCTTCGTGGTTGTCGCACTGATTGGGGGCATTGCTGAGGTACTCGTGCTCCGGCCGTTGTACGACCGCGATGCTCTATTTCAGCTTCTTGCGACATTCGGCATGGTGTTTATTATTGATGGTGCGATAATCAACATATTCGGAGTAGAGACTCACCGAGTTGCCACCCCAGAGTTTGCGCAAGGTCCCCTCATGCTCGGAGACCTTATTTATCCAAAATACCGTCTTGCACTGGTGGGCATCAGTGCACTGTTCACAATCGGGTTGTGGATGCTACTGGAATTCACTGACTACGGCGTCCGCGTCCGTGCGGCGACATTCAGTTCCGAAATGGTCGATGCCCTCGGGACGAACACCAAGACGCTTCTCACGGGCACATTCATGCTCGGTGCTGGACTGGCTGGTATCGCTGGCGGCTTCGCCGCTCCCGTGTTCACTGTTTACCCGGCTATGGGCCTGAATATCATCATTCTCGTGTTCATCGTCGTGGTTGTCGGTGGACTCGGCTCGTTCCGTGGTGCCGTTATCGGTAGCCTCATTGTCGGTGAGTCGATTATGCTAGGACGGGTCTTCATAAGTGAGTACTCAGCAGTTGTGCCGTACATCGCAATGATAGCAATATTAATGGTACGACCGCATGGCCTACTAGGCCGCGAAATGGAGGTTGAGTGA
- a CDS encoding CaiB/BaiF CoA transferase family protein — MSQDASAGPLAGLDVVDMTQMLAGPFATMLLADLGANVVKVEPPQGDMTRSNPPHLKDDEAYGGYFQSVNRNKRSLVLNLKDDTDREAFEGLVAEADVLVENYRTGTMERLGLPYEDLSEDNPGLVYASIRGFGDPRTSESPYAERPAFDLIAQAMGGIMSITGTPESGPVKVGPGIGDIFPAVLSVVGILSAIQHRERTGEGQYVDVSMVDGILSLTERIVHQYSYTDEVPEPQGNTHPLLFPFDRFEAEDGYVVIAAPNAKQWHALCEHMDCPDLAERYPTEDEQRAHADELRAVVNEWTSSYTKGELFELLADDVPCAPVQTVADIFESPHFDARDMLETVNHAETGEEVTIAGTPIKFTECDTGVRHRAPLLGEHTEEILRERDLLGETERKNI, encoded by the coding sequence ATGAGCCAGGACGCCAGCGCGGGGCCGCTTGCGGGTCTCGACGTCGTAGACATGACCCAGATGCTCGCTGGCCCGTTCGCTACGATGTTGCTCGCGGATCTTGGTGCGAACGTCGTCAAGGTTGAACCTCCCCAAGGCGACATGACGCGGTCGAATCCGCCTCACCTCAAGGACGACGAGGCCTATGGCGGCTACTTCCAGAGCGTAAACCGGAACAAGCGGAGTCTCGTCCTGAACCTGAAAGACGACACCGACCGCGAGGCGTTTGAGGGACTCGTGGCTGAGGCGGATGTTCTCGTCGAGAACTACCGGACTGGAACGATGGAGCGACTTGGCCTCCCTTACGAGGACCTGAGCGAAGATAATCCCGGACTGGTGTACGCGTCTATCCGTGGATTCGGCGACCCACGTACGAGCGAGAGTCCCTACGCCGAGCGGCCGGCATTCGACCTCATCGCCCAAGCGATGGGCGGCATCATGAGCATTACTGGGACGCCCGAGAGCGGCCCGGTGAAGGTCGGCCCTGGCATTGGAGACATCTTCCCTGCGGTCCTATCGGTGGTAGGAATCCTTTCGGCGATTCAGCACCGCGAGCGGACCGGTGAGGGCCAGTACGTCGACGTGAGCATGGTCGACGGCATTCTCTCGCTCACGGAGCGCATCGTTCACCAGTACTCCTACACGGACGAGGTTCCCGAACCACAGGGCAACACCCATCCGCTGCTGTTCCCATTCGATCGATTTGAGGCCGAAGACGGCTACGTCGTTATCGCAGCCCCAAATGCGAAACAGTGGCACGCACTCTGTGAGCACATGGACTGCCCCGACCTCGCGGAGCGATACCCGACTGAAGACGAACAGCGTGCCCACGCAGACGAGCTGCGCGCGGTCGTCAACGAGTGGACCAGCAGTTATACGAAGGGAGAATTGTTCGAGCTGCTCGCCGACGATGTCCCATGTGCGCCCGTCCAGACCGTCGCGGATATCTTCGAATCACCTCACTTCGACGCGCGGGATATGCTCGAAACCGTCAACCACGCTGAGACCGGCGAGGAGGTCACAATCGCGGGAACACCCATCAAGTTCACCGAGTGCGACACCGGTGTTCGCCACCGCGCGCCACTTCTCGGCGAACACACCGAGGAGATTCTACGCGAAAGAGATCTTCTCGGCGAGACCGAAAGAAAAAATATCTAA